The following proteins are co-located in the Sebastes umbrosus isolate fSebUmb1 chromosome 24, fSebUmb1.pri, whole genome shotgun sequence genome:
- the LOC119483402 gene encoding claudin-34-like: MTYLAHTAHAQLSALWLGCVGWMLTAVALGLIQWRVWQVSDREVISSGVAWVGVWRACFNSHTLVSPGFRVMHCRYISLTEAFTPPEIVAGQVLMLLSLLVGLCGNAGGVYALRNVYFGMEKNFQIRLAFFTTGALCLSAAVMSLIPLLWNLSSVVTNQTIKFPPEFKMPKAPDSQHVGCGIGVGMVGSVLMVVSGIMFCMYRLPVRSRHLDGSLPAQSVTDSRGALTSTGGKENPAFESHEHL; encoded by the coding sequence ATGACCTACCTGGCTCACACCGCCCACGCCCAGCTCAGTGCCCTCTGGCTGGGCTGCGTGGGCTGGATGCTCACCGCCGTGGCCCTTGGACTCATCCAGTGGAGGGTGTGGCAGGTGTCTGACAGGGAGGTCATCAGCTCCGGGGTGGCGTGGGTGGGCGTCTGGCGGGCCTGCTTCAACAGCCACACCCTTGTGAGCCCTGGCTTTAGGGTCATGCACTGCAGGTACATCAGCCTGACCGAGGCCTTCACGCCACCAGAGATCGTGGCAGGTCAGGTTCTCATGCTCCTGTCTCTGCTCGTGGGGCTTTGTGGGAACGCTGGCGGTGTTTATGCCTTGAGGAACGTCTACTTTGGGATGGAGAAGAACTTCCAAATCCGCTTGGCATTCTTCACCACCGGTGCGCTGTGCCTGTCGGCCGCCGTGATGTCACTCATACCTCTCCTGTGGAACCTGAGCTCGGTGGTGACCAATCAGACCATAAAGTTCCCCCCGGAGTTTAAAATGCCCAAGGCTCCCGATTCTCAACATGTGGGGTGTGGCATCGGGGTCGGGATGGTGGGGTCAGTCCTCATGGTTGTCTCTGGGATTATGTTCTGTATGTACAGGTTACCAGTGAGGTCACGGCACCTGGACGGGTCATTACCTGCACAATCAGTGACTGACAGCAGGGGGGCTTTAACAAGCACCGGGGGGAAAGAGAACCCAGCATTTGAGTCTCATGAACACTTGTGA
- the sumo1 gene encoding small ubiquitin-related modifier 1, with product MSDTETKPSSQDGGDKKDGEYIKLKVIGQDSSEIHFKVKMTTHLKKLKESYSQRQGVPASTLRFLFEGQRIADNQTPKELGMEDEDVIEVYQEQTGGFWND from the exons ATGTCAGATACG gaGACAAAACCATCCAGTCAAGACGGGGGAGATAAGAAGGATGGAGAGTACATCAAATTAAAAGTGATTGGTCAG GACAGCAGCGAAATCCACTTTAAGGTTAAAATGACGACACATCTGAAGAAGCTGAAGGAGTCTTACAGCCAGAGACAG GGTGTTCCAGCAAGCACGCTAAGGTTTCTGTTTGAAGGACAGAGAATCGCAGACAACCAAACTCCAAAAGAG CTGGGGATGGAGGACGAGGACGTCATTGAGGTTTATCAAGAACAGACTGGCGGATTTTGGAATGATTAA
- the map3k2 gene encoding mitogen-activated protein kinase kinase kinase 2: MGESSFLASWVNRRAMMMDEQEALNSIMQDLAELHRSSRPAMFLSDLGKPKASSPKNQNDVRVKFEFKGEKRILQFPRPVKLDDLKAKAKVAFGQTMDLHYTNNELVIPLTTQDDLDKAVELLDRSVHMKSLKILLVLQISSQNTSSNMDLLPSHEELDNTGFRVADKKSMLSLIGSHSTDRSSPPPGYIPDALQQVARNGSFTSINSEGEFIPESMDQMLDPLSMSSPENSASGSCPSLDSPLDSDYPKSRMPRAQSYPDNHQDFPEYDIPVFEKSGKGGTYPRRYGIPFGLQDYSDGRKTFPRARRTQVHGFRSPVSFSPTEQSPSTSSGSSVFTPDLEEAPGPARRPRRGSDIEPNQTAPTLSVMDISPPSRSPRAPTNWRLGKLLGQGAFGRVYLCYDADTGRELAVKQVQFDPESPETSKEVSALECEIQLLKNLCHERIVQYYGCLRDTMERTLSIFMEYMPGGSIKDQLKSYGALTENVTRRYTRQILEGVSYLHSNMIVHRDIKGANILRDSVGNVKLGDFGASRRLQTICLSGTGIMSVTGTPYWMSPEVISGEGYGRKADIWSVGCTVVEMLTQRPPWAEFEAMAAIFKIATQPTNPVLPGHVSDHCREFLKRIFVETKQRPSADELLRHIFVH, translated from the exons ATGGGAGAATCCTCTTTCCTGGCCTCCTGGGTCAATCGCCGTGCCATGATgatgg ATGAGCAGGAGGCGCTGAACTCGATCATGCAGGACTTGGCCGAACTGCACCGCTCTAGCCGTCCTGCCATGTTCCTGTCGGACCTGGGCAAACCCAAAGCCTCCTCGCCCAAGAACCAG AATGATGTCAGAGTGAAGTTTGAGTTCAAAGGGGAGAAGAG GATCTTGCAGTTCCCTCGACCTGTCAAGCTGGACGACCTGAAGGCGAAAGCTAAAGTGGCTTTTGGTCAGACGATGGACCTTCACTACACCAACAATGAG ttGGTGATTCCACTGACCACTCAGGACGACCTAGACAAGGCCGTGGAGCTGCTGGATCGCAGCGTTCACATGAAGAGCCTGAAGATCCTCCTGGTGCTCCAGATCTCCTCTCAG AACACTTCCTCCAATATGGACCTCTTGCCGTCCCACGAGGAGCTGGACAACACAGGATTCAGGGTCGCTGACAAGAAGAGTATGCTGTCTTTGATAG GCTCCCATTCGACAGATCGCAGCTCCCCTCCTCCAGGATACATTCCCGACGCGCTCCAGCAGGTGGCGAGGAACGGCTCCTTCACCAGCATCAACAGCGAAGGAGAGTTCATTCCTGAGAGCATGGACCAG aTGCTGGACCCGCTGTCCATGAGCAGTCCAGAAAACTCTGCGTCTGGAAGTTGTCCCTCTTTAGACAGCCCACTGGACAG TGACTACCCGAAGTCCAGGATGCCCCGAGCACAGAGTTACCCAGACAACCACCAGGACTTTCCAg AGTACGACATCCCAGTGTTTGAGAAGTCGGGGAAAGGTGGAACGTACCCTCGACGATACGGCATTCCCTTCGGCCTTCAAGACTACAGTGATG GGAGGAAGACCTTCCCTCGGGCTCGGCGAACGCAGGTTCACGGCTTCCGCTCGCCGGTTAGCTTCAGCCCGACCGAGCAGTCGCCCAGCACCAGCAGCGGCAGCAGTGTCTTCACTCCCGACCTAGAGGAGGCCCCGGGGCCCGCCAGGAGGCCGCGAAGGGGCAGCGACATTGAACCCAACCAAACCGCTCCAACCCTGTCTGTGATGGACATCAGCCCACCCAGCCGCT CTCCACGCGCCCCAACAAACTGGCGGCTCGGAAAGCTCCTGGGTCAGGGCGCCTTCGGACGGGTTTATCTCTGTTATGATGCCGATACTGGACGGGAACTGGCAGTCAAACAGGTCCAGTTTGACCCGGAGAGTCCGGAGACCAGCAAG GAGGTGAGCGCGTTAGAGTGTGAAATCCAGCTCCTGAAGAATTTGTGCCATGAGCGGATTGTCCAGTACTACGGCTGTCTGCGAGACACGATGGAGCGAACGCTCTCCATCTTCATGGAGTACATGCCTGGC GGCTCCATTAAGGACCAGCTGAAGTCGTACGGAGCGCTGACTGAAAACGTGACGCGCCGCTACACCCGGCAGATCCTGGAGGGGGTTTCCTACCTGCACAGCAACATGATTGTCCACAGAGACATTAAAG GGGCCAACATCCTGCGTGACTCGGTGGGTAACGTGAAGCTGGGAGACTTCGGGGCCAGCAGGCGGCTGCAGACCATCTGTCTGTCAGGAACAGGCATCATGTCTGTCACCGGCACCCCCTACTGGATGAGCCCAGAAGTGATCAGTGGAGAGGGCTACGGCAGGAAGGCTGATATCTG GAGTGTCGGCTGCACCGTAGTGGAGATGCTGACACAGCGACCCCCGTGGGCAGAGTTTGAGGCCATGGCAGCCATCTTTAAGATTGCCACCCAGCCCACAAACCCCGTGCTGCCTGGCCACGTGTCGGACCACTGCCGAGAGTTCCTCAAACGGATCTTTGTAGAGACTAAGCAGCGGCCGTCTGCCGATGAGCTACTGAGGCACATCTTTGTACATTAA